CCATCGGGCCCAGGGCTCTTGTTCCTTGATGCACTGTGGATGATCCTGACAATTTCTTCCCTTGTGAAAGGTTGACACAGGCTCTGAACGTTTTCTTGTTGAGGGTAGAGCAGAGACAGGGGAAATTTCCATCAGACGTTGAGGATTCACTGAATAGCTGCTGAAAGAACAAAGTTGCAATGTCCAGTTTTTTGTATAGCTGCTGAAAGAACAAAGTTGCAATGTCCAGTTTTTTGTTGTTGTCATAATGTTCTACCCCATTGTCCATCAATAAtttcatgcttttttttttttgcatgttgacTGATGCCACTGTGCGATAAAATCTTGTATTTTCGACTCCTAGAGTGCAGAATCTTATTTGGGCTCTTCTTTTCCATTTTCAAGTGATGAAGCCATTTaggtgtttgattttttttttttgcaacctCTGATGAAGGTAGAAATCTAAATCGGTGAGTTGGCGCTATTCTTCAACTTTGTCGAGGTAGTCCATTGTGTCTTTGTTAGCTGACAGAAATGTTGGGAGGCCGCGCCTGCTCTTGTTCCAGGCTTTTGCATTAGTTCGCAGACGTCTGAGTTTGTGATTGAATTTGGTGATTGTTGTCATGGGTCTTGTTCCTTTATTCCATCTAGTTTCAGCCAAGGTAATGAACTCTGGTATTTGCAACCAGAAGTTTTCTAGACGGAAGAGCTGTTTGAAAATTCAGCTAGTACAAGTATATGGTCTAAAGTTGTAGCCACAAGTGCTCAGGGGCGGAGCTTGAGTCTAGGGGGGTGCCCAGAAACCCGgtcaagaaaattttttagttatacctcatctattttcaccatgtatGCATCCCCTCAATACAAATTTAGACGCCTGCATCAGCTTAAACTCgatctaaagtagagtaaattaagcaaaTGGCACCACCCTCTATTTCGTTCTAGCTCTGCCCCTGCAAGTGCTCGAGCTGAACAGTTGGCAAAAGCTTGATTCCAGCTAGTATCTATCAAAACTCTATCTAATTTTACCAATGTCCTGCTCGCCACCGTCCTCGGATTTTGCCGGTTGGTGGCTTGCTGCCCGGCAGTCTGTTGGCGAAGATCGACTACAAGATGTTCGACGCCGGGGTCATCCTCGTTACGTGGTTGATTTGGAAAGAGCGCAACGCACGAGTTTTCGAGGGAACAGCCTCGTCGGTCACACAACTGTGTACGATCATGTGTGATAAATGGGAAACGTGGAAATCAGCAGGGCTAGTTAGCTCATTGAGTGTTGCCGCAGCGCCAACTTTAGGGAGATTATAGCCTTTGTAACTTGCTTAATGTTGTAAAGGTGGTGCTCTGACGCACTGCATTTGTGCCCCCTCCCGCGGGGGGGGGGTGGTACAGTTTTCCTTTTTCGGTCGACGTTCTTCGCCGTCCCGGCGAAAAACTTTTACCAATGTGGGATATCCTCTATTGTTTGACCAACTTGGATTCCTGAATGTAGATTATTTCTGGTTTGTGCTCTAATAGTGTTGACAGCACTAGTTCTCTCTTATCTTTGTCACCAAGTCCTCTTATATTCCAAGAAAGGATTTTCATTGCGATTGTGCCGGGACTCTAGGGAAACATGCGGAAAAACAAAAAGAGGCCGGTCTGGTAGCCAAAAGAACCTCCTTGGGCCTTAGCATTCCTTTCCagaccaaaaagaaaaacaagttgTCGCCAAAGAAAAATAAGAGGACAAAAGTAACTAGCGGCGTGCCCATCACTGTAGAAAGAAAGAAGGCACCAGGGTGTTGTCGGCAACAGAGGTGGCCAGCTTGTCATCGCGGTCGGAGTCGGAGCTTCACGTCATTGCCGCGACGGTGGTTGGGCTCTCAGTCTCCATGTTACTGCCTGGGGAAGACGGGTTCAACGACATGGATGAGGaggagagcagcggcggcgtgtgctaacgaggaggaggaaagagagagatgatgaaGGGTTAGAGGATGGgaaagaggaagggggagaggaggggaaagagaggggtgTTGACGTGAGTTCcacaatgttttttttactatataagtgccacgtcaacatTATATAGGTGCTACATCAGTCGAAActgagggggtgtttagatgggactgaaactctttagtccctgtcacatcggatgtttggacaccaattagaagtattaaacgtagactaatgacaaaacccattctatAACCCTAGACTGATTCACGATACGAATCTATGTGAGCCTAATTTATcaatgattagcctatgtgatgctacagtaaacattctctaatatggattaattaggcttaaaaaatttgtctcgcgaattagctctcatttatataagtagtctatgtttaatacaccaattagtgtccaaacatcctaTGCGATATGGACTAAAGTTAGTCActgaatccaaacaccacctaacgTTCAAACCGTCtgggacctttttttttttttgcactaaGTGTCAAGGGACATGATGATATATCTGGTATTACGGTTTATGGATAAATGTCGGACTCGGCAACGGTTTAAGAGTCCAAAAGTGAACTTAGCCCACGCAGTGTGCGCTTTGTGTCATGGGCCTTTTGTGAGCTGAAAGTGTGCGCATGTGGGCTAATTAGCATTCTCGGGCCCTGATAGCCAGCCCCCACGTGCGCAGGAAGCGGCTTGTGTTTGCTGGCAGCCTGGCAGCGGGACTTGCCCCAAGAGAAGAGacgtttttaatttgtttttccaCTCAATaatttcttgaatgatctttgtattattaaaattaattgTGTAGTTATGAAATTCCGCAGAAATCCAAGAGTGTTTGACGGAACAgagaatttataaaaatataacaagccaaaaatgttatataatttttattcaCTTGATTTACTTCACTTCTTAAATGATGTACAAATTATtataaattctataaaaaaatttatatagtttTAAAATCTGTGGAAAACATCAAGGTGTGAAAACATAATATAATTACATGCTATGGTGAGATgtaaatatatgtacatatatagtatTTGTAATTTTGTAAGCCAGTTGTATGATTGCCTCAATCTAAGTTCCATCAACATGGCAATCTATAACGTACCATGATATGAAATTAGGAATTGTACTGGTTCTCAACATAGAAATGAACATttcttctcaaaaaaaaaagaaatgaacatTTGACTGAGTCATAGAAGATTAAAATTTTCCAATATATGAGATAATGCCTATCTTTGTTTGGAAtccaaataagatattctatgtCGTTGAGCCACCATGTCATTAGTGTGTGCCACATTGCGAAACGGCATGTAGCCTTGTGGTTACAAAAGTCTCAGTAGTATCTAAGGTCCTACTAGGTTTGACTTCttatgggagcgaattttccaaGATTTAATGGCGTTGTGCTTTCAATGGTAGGCGACgtactgtcacgcccagaaatttagcccaaatttccagacttttttgtgtattaaatccctgtccaggaccagccagggtacacaaaacgacaagtaataaacagttccaaacgtaaataaagcgtaaaatacttacagaagaggcacttagtcctcacaccgaaacaaaagcagcagcagtggaaaaaggcgatcctagcggggcttcagctccactccacaggcaaaactcaactggggtctgagccttggtcttccaacttcgtcttcagctcagaagcactacacttctgaaaagggggaaataatagcaaggctgagtacaaccaccgtactcagcaggccacaccaacgatgcagacgtgcaaggggattcaagaatggcttgtggctatttgcataaaggcggttgtaaaacattttgtttagcaaacagtaaaactgttgaataATTAAGGTAAATTAGATCttcactgatcaacgctacaccacgttgaacaggcccaaccaacccacctgtactacagtgcattgggtcgatttattaagtgtgagactaatcacggtgaatctggtcgatcgcccataaccgcgggcacggctattcgaatagttttactctggccagaggtgcacaactgtacccacaagacacaacccacatacatgtcaccgcgtcatcatgtgcccatgatgcacacgtcaccatgtcgaatGATTGTGACGAGatccttcgcataaccctcccctaaccatccacaccacgctaaggtttcacccccacccctcaaaaggcagtgggcggtcccctcttgctccgcggtgaatccggcagctggacaaccggacaccccggacgacccaactccatcacgcccaccctcgccaccggtgcctaggaaagggtcgagctatacttcagatcaagcagttacccactcccgcttgtggcaagcgctgtaagtcttccagggtttcccgtgaaccggtccttaattgccatgggtgcgactcacaaaaccatgcacccacagcccaccatttcagtcgcattttagttggataattatgaccatgaaacatggccagatgtctcgagcacgcagctcaacaagatactaggaggtctaatactgcaattatcccattgactgagctagtggtaattaagcatggctaagcatatagttctagctaggtcatcaaagtaacacaagctaggcgatttattacccacggttgacaaagaacatatatcaagtaaacatggcacaagcgagcagataggtaaaccctgatcccatgtaattagcaaaacatgcatatttatttgcaaatggtaaaacatttataaattaggaacaacatgctcaagggaaatgtgtgacttgccttgcttcttcacttggattttctgaactcttttcctcgcgaccgcgatcttccgaaacgacggattctacacgctggcacgtaaaacgaggaaaaaccctaataaaaccaaggaaacagtacataaaaagtaaacaaacatgtagaactcaattttagatgaattttgcaatttgaatggcccaattcggagttcgaatgaattagatatgaattttagaagttttgagccatttaaatggatttctataattattaatgatttattgcgcaattatcaattattttctcaaaggaaaaggcattcgctgacgtcagcaaggggccggcgccgacaggtgggccccactcgtcagcggcacaaggggcaAGCACACGGTGGACTCGATCCACCGCGGCCGAGGCGGCACCGTGGACCCGGACCACGGAAgtggtccacgggaccgacggcctgGATCGGCCCAAAGCCGATCCAACGGCCACGGGTGGCGCGGCTGGGGCAAGGCACGGCTCTAAGCCGGCTGGCCaaacgacggcgcgcggcagcgcggccacccgcggcgacggccggcgataGCTCACGCGGGCGAAAGCGGCGCACGCGAGAGAgcagcggcgtggcgcggcaaGGGGGAGGCGGCAACCGGCTGCCCGGCACCACCGGCAATGGCGCGGGCACGGagcgcggagcgcggcggcagcgacccggtcggacggccaccggcggcggcagcgcgtcgCGAGGACGCCCGGGAGGTGGCCGACGAaggggagaaaaagagagaggaaggggagtgctcaccgagatgcacgacggcgaaggggcggccgacggcaaggaacggtggcggcggggctccTCAGGTAGACGACgcgacggagctccggcgacgggCATCGCTCGGGATGGGGCGGACGGGCTCGGCCTCGATCGGCgaccgaggaaggaggagctccggcggaTTTCTGGcaaagaggggcggcggccaaggtcctcctcgtccttgcggagctgagggaggcaacggcgcgggtcggcgtcgaccgaagtggcggcgcgacgcggctggagtcggcggcgacggcggagagaggtggTTCGCGTGGCTACGGCGCTacggaggtggagaggggaaatggagcggtggccgagcttgcccgagcggcggcaacgctggcggtggcggcggcgcagcgcggagacggcggcggcggctgaggcaCGCGGCTGGAgaacgccggcgagcggcggcgatggggaccggcgtggggagagcggggAAAAGCGCAGGGAGCTCGGGGTGGAGTGGGAAACGAAAGAGGGGAGCACGAGGGTGCTTTATATAGGGCTCGGGGATGGAGATCGTGCCCGGGAGAGGTGGGatcggccggcgacgtggggaggcgaAGTGGAGCTCGGGATGGCAACGGTTTTCACGGGGCATGGGggaaacggcgcggacgtgggcggCGACCGCGCCCACGCACGCACGGGAGAGGGAACCGCgagaggaaggcggcgacgtggggagcaCGGGGCGGCTATGGCGGCGGTTGGGGCGACGGGAGGTTGGGGaagaagatgacaggtggggcctcgggtcccacctgtcggggagagagagaggggaaaacgggcgagggaggtaaagcagacttgagggagagagagccaagcgggccgagggaggtggccggcccgagagggagagaaagggggcgcgcgggccgcgggaaaGAAAGGAGGGattgggccgaaaggggcccaaagaaaggaaggaggattttatttgttttcttttttatttaattggttaaatgatctttgtgactttaaaattatttcttgagctccgaaaatttgcGGAAAAAATCCAGAGAGTATTTtggggcacaaagaatattacaaaatattctcggccaatgatttttaaaggaaattttaatttcctctataatttcacttgattaagttgatttaacttttatttaatttctagaaaatgtattattaattgatttttaatcccgaacgaaaatcggggcgttacacgtACCCATTGACAGCAAGGCGCctatggtgacttcgtcaatcttaaCGATTTGatggcccagtcttcgaagatgcacATAGGTGTAGTGTTTGCGTGCGTGTCTTCATAAGAGTGAGTGCGCGATGATTTATTACAATGGAGTTGTGTGTGTGGATAAGTGGCACGTGGGGATAGGGGAAATTCTCGCGAAAACTGTCCTACGGATATTATTTACGGGCATCTAGTTTACAACTGTTTGCGATTCAAAACTGGCCTTCCAAGCCGGCCCTACGACAACAAACAATCCACTAAAAAATAGGAccagaaaataccaaaaaacaGGTCAATCTCCATATACGTACATTGCGGCAGTATACGAGCTAACAGACCTAACAAACGGCCTAACCCCTCCCGTTCCACTTCCATCCACATCCCCACCAGGCCACCAAACTCTCTCGGGCCGAAACGGTCAACGCGTTTACCGGTGGCATAACGACCCGCACCGAGCCAGGGCCACCGACTCGCGTcgcgtctcctctcctcccgcgcGCGGGGCGCGCCTCCACCCTTCCTGCCGCGTGATGTAACTGAAAAACCCCTCGATTCCCCTACAAGAGACCACACGACTCCACCACCAACCACAAGCCGCCTCTCCCACACCCCCggaccccgtcgccgccgccgtggcctcgCACGCGCACGCACACGCCATGGAGCGCTACGAGTGTCTCGGCAAGAtcggggagggcgccgccggcgtggtGCACGTGGCGCGGGACCGGACGACAGGGGAGACCGTCGCCGTGAAGCGCCTCCACGGAGGGATCGGCTGCGGCGAGGAGGAGTGGCTCCGGGAGGCGCGGTGCCTGCAGGCGTGCCGCGGCCACCCGCACCTCGTCGAGCTCCGCGCCGCGCACCgggagatgaggaggggcggcggcggcgcgtgctgCTACGTCGTGATGGAGTACGTCGACGGGCCGAGCCTGTCGCGCGTGGtgcgggaggagcggcgcgggaGGCCGTTCCCGGAGGCCGAGGCGCGGCGGCTGATGCGGCAGCTCCTCGACGGCGTCGCGGCGATGCACGCGGCGGGGGTCATGCACCGGGACCTCAAGCCGGACAACGTCGTCGTCGGCCCCCGCGGCGACCTCAAGATCTGCGACTTCGGCATGTCGCGGGTCACCgcggccggcgcgccgccgtacACGTCGCCCGTCGTCACGCTGTGGTACCGCGCGCCGGAGCTCATTCTGGGGTCGCAGGAGTACGACTCCCTCGTCGACACGTGGTCGCTCGGATGCATCATGGccgagctcctcgccggcgctcCGCTCTTCCCCGGGAGGTCGGAAATGGACCAGCTGAACAGGGTGTTCGACACGGTCGGAATGCAGGACATGAAGTCGTGGCCGGGCTTCGCTCGCCTGCCGCGCGCCGAGTCCGCGCTCTGCAGCCGCGCCAGGCCGCCGAGCAGGCTCCGGGAGATGTTCCCCAAGCTGTCCGCCGCCGGGTTCGACGTGCTGAGCGGGCTGCTCGCTTGCCGGCCGGACAGGCGGCTCACCGCGGCGGACGCGCTCCGGTGCGCGTGGTTCACGGAGGCTGACACGCCGCCCGACGCCACGCCGGTCACCTGCGGCAGCGCTCGCTTCACTCCCTGCGTCTCCGGTGTTGCTGACGCAATTGTTGTATAAACAAGTTAGAAAAAAACAGAGCAAGCTGGTTTCATGGCCAATTGGAAGTAAATTAATTCTTTAATTAATTGTAGATTTTGTACTTATTTTGTATTCTATTGGTTGAGCAACAGTTTTGTATAACCACGTTCTTGGGTGATTAAAGAATTATAAGGGCAACGTGCTTTGTATGGGTTTTGTCAGGTGATTCATTGTAATCTTGCATGGTGGTTGGTGGAAAGCTCCTGGAATGGGACATTTTGCCAAGTTGTGTGTTGTTGGTTAGTCGTTTCAAAGCTGTATTTTGAAGCAAAAATAACACAAAATGTTTTTGAAAACAGTAATACAAAATGGCAAGGATTGGCAAAGATATGCCAATTTGCAGTTGCAGTACTGTTGCACAAAGCTGTGTGCCCTGTAATCCTCACCCTTTGCTTGGAGGAGGAATTTCAGTTTTTCAGGGTAGTGCTGTTTATGAACCATTGAAAATATATGCTTCCaggtaaataaaaaataagcgATTTTTGAAATACTTCCAAACGCAAAAAATGCATTTAAAAagtattaaattgttaaaaacacTTGGACCTGTAAATTTTGTTATGTTTTGGACCTGCCAATTCAATGAATATAGAGGAAAGTAGTATTTATAAGTCAAAGCAAAGAAAATATTTACTGACAACACGACCGCCTAAGTCAACATCTCTGCTAAGCGTTTGCCTACCGCTAATGCTCAAGATCTTGACTCTTCCTTAATCTTCGCAATAAGAGCCACCGAGGATAGCTACTTATTCTGGAAAATTCTCTAGTTCCGCTCCATCCAAACTTCCCAAGAGATTAGGAGAATCAGGGATCTAGTCCCTTTCTTGGGTAAGCCCTGGCGAGTTACTAGAGTTTTCCACCAATCGTGGACTGTGGTCACTTGTGCTCAGTTTGCCGGTCTCATGGGCTCACAGGCTATTCAGGTGGCAGTCGCGTTCCAAAATCTCCTTGTGTATCTACACTCCGCCATGAGGCAAAGAGATGTTTCCTATGTGCAACATCATTACGGACAGTAACCGCTATTCTGCCATCCTCCGATCCTAGTCACAAAACagagttttaaattttttttgttcaaaaaaACACAAAACAGAGTTGAGTTTGTGCTATACTGCAAACTATAGTTTTTCTCCAGCTTCCTAGCCATGAACCACAAGATAGTTGTGTAAGGAACAAAAGAATAACTTCTATATAAGTGCGATAGTCTGGACAGATAGGCTGAGATGACTTTGTTGTCACAGGAGTTAGATATCAAGCCACGAgtattggatttttttaaaaaaaaaattgtattgaAAGATATGCAGAAACATTATAACTTTTTTAACGCTACTAGCCTACCATATCTAAGGCCTTGGGAATATCCAATTTGAGGAGGACATGGGGTTCTATTTTGATCATGCTTCCAGACTTCTGACCAACATGCAAAAGAGCTCAGTAGCTCCTATTCAGTGAAAGAGGAGGATTTGCAGATCATATATAGTATGCCCTCTTGTGATTTAAAGGGTTTCCCCTTTACATATCTTGGGCTTCTCCTCATTGTTCAAAAGCCTACTATAACAGATTTGCAAGCTCTAGTGGACAAGGTGGCTGACAATCTCCCATTTCAGAAAACTTCTACCATGAATCGTGTCTGGCGTCTCGACACAGTTAAAGTGGTTTTGCCAGCTATTCTGATTTCGTTATGATTGCTATGGATATTCCTATCTAGGTGATCAATGCAATTGATAAAAGACAAATGTGCTTTCTCTAGGCAGGTCAGGAGGGGGCTAATGGTGGAAATTGCTTGGTTTCCTGATAATGGGTATGCTGGCCCCATATGTACGGTGGTTTGGGAATTAATAATTTTGAGTATATGAGCTGAGCTCTCTGCATTCACTGGCTATGGTTACAAAAATAAAATGATAGCACTGGTGCTTGGCAAAGGCTTCCTCTTCAAGTACCTTGCAGTACTCATGCTCTCTTTAGTATATATGGGTTAGGGCGTCGTTTAGCAAAAGAACCCCTCGGCTTCCACATTTTAGAGCGCAGTCCTAATTCGTGAATTTTCTCTCCTTCGCATGCAATATCCGACTTTTGTAAGGGCCTATCTGTGAATTGACACCTCAGAGGAACTTTTCGCGGGGATCTCGATTGAATAACGCACAAATCGGAAAGCTTTTTAGCAAATTTTCACCGCGAGCACAGTAACTTCGCCACAGTAAAATCTAACGTGGCACATCCCAGCGCTCGCCCCTTCGGCGTGCCTTAATAATATGCGATGGCTGTTGAATCAATAGTTGGTAATGGACAGTCCATATTGTTTTTgtcggatggatggatgcaaaaCATAACCATGGCAGAGTTGGCACCTATTCTGGTAAAGATGATCTCAAAAAATATTAGCGAGCAATATACTGTGACACAAGCTTTAGAAAATCATGGGTGGACTGCTGATATTAAAGGGCACCCCCTGTCCAACTCATTGTTGAGTGCCTGAGAGTTCGTTACGTGGTTGCGGTCTTCCAGGATGGCGTCCCAGACTAGCATCATTGGAAGCTCACGAGGTTTGAATCGTACACATGCAAACCATCATATGAGTCGAGTGTGTTACATTTTCAGCAAGATTGCTAACCACATTCTAGtcgtgtgtgtgttttttggcAAGTTTGGTTTCTAATTCTCCAAAGATTGGGTCTGACCTCCATTACTCCAAATCAAGATGCAAAGCACTTCTCTAGCTGGTGGTCCAAGGCAGTAAAAGGCATGGATAAAGATTCCAAAATGGGATTCAAATCGCTTATTACATATTCTTGTGGCTATCTGGAAAAACATAAACGATTGCATTGCATGTTTAATGGTGTCAATTCTAGTGTCTTGGTTGTCATTAATGATGTCAATCCAAGTGTTTGGTTGTAATCCAAATAATGGCAAATGAGTGTAGTCTTTGGTGCATGGCTGGAGCTTCAAAGCTCAGCGAGTTTCTTAGTATGTCACTGACCGCATTAGGGTGTGGTCGATTGAGTTTTCTTCTTGTAATTGTAAGACTTTTTTCTATGTACCGTGAGGGGGTGTTACTAATTTCTTACCCGTGTTCTTTTTGTCTTAACAAAATGCTACGCCGATCTCCTGcctatttaagaaaaaaatatctcaaaaacACAAATTAATTCAATTACACATTTTGGCAAGTAAATATGCACCATCATGGGTAAGATTCTTTTTGAATTCGAAAACGTGTTTCTGACTACAAATGGCAGCACATTACAGGAAAATATTTAGAATGGCGATTTTATGGCATTCACTCATGGCCATTAATGATTTTATAACTGGTGCAGTTATCCTTTTATCATAGTTGGCACTGAGTCATTGACTGCGGGTTTTGGCTTACCGCAATGGAGATCACCGGAGAGCCATCTCTCTgcgctgctactgctgctgcatcAGGCAACGATGCTGCTGCCATTGCTGTAGTGCGTTCAGCGAGGTTCAGGAAGGAAAGGGCCAGGGCTAGTGATGCTACCCGAGCTGCAGAGCGCAAGAAGAGGAGAGCCCTGCATCAAGCAGCAAGGACGCTTGCTCCGGCACACAAGCAGGCTGCCACACCTATTCCGGCAACCACAAGACGACCAAGCGCGGTCGTTGCAACTAGCACGCCGACTGCTCCTAGCCAGACTACTGCACCAAGCCTGGCCACCATACTCGTTCCGGCTACCACAAGCGCACCTAAGCCAGCCACGGCATCAAGCCCTACAAAGGTACCAGCTTTGTCTGTCAATCCCATTCTATCTATCATAGGCGTACCTAGTCCAACCACCACATCAAGCCTGGCCACTACAACAACCTCGACTGCAGTGTTGTTCCCTAGAAGCACACTCAGCTCTGCCTCTACACCAAGCTTCACCACAACATCTAGCCCAGTGACCGCACCAAAGTCCAGTACCAAATACACTGTGGCCACCGAAATCGTACTCAGCCCAGT
This genomic window from Oryza sativa Japonica Group chromosome 12, ASM3414082v1 contains:
- the LOC4352099 gene encoding putative cyclin-dependent kinase F-2, encoding MERYECLGKIGEGAAGVVHVARDRTTGETVAVKRLHGGIGCGEEEWLREARCLQACRGHPHLVELRAAHREMRRGGGGACCYVVMEYVDGPSLSRVVREERRGRPFPEAEARRLMRQLLDGVAAMHAAGVMHRDLKPDNVVVGPRGDLKICDFGMSRVTAAGAPPYTSPVVTLWYRAPELILGSQEYDSLVDTWSLGCIMAELLAGAPLFPGRSEMDQLNRVFDTVGMQDMKSWPGFARLPRAESALCSRARPPSRLREMFPKLSAAGFDVLSGLLACRPDRRLTAADALRCAWFTEADTPPDATPVTCGSARFTPCVSGVADAIVV